One Larus michahellis chromosome 20, bLarMic1.1, whole genome shotgun sequence genomic window carries:
- the IKBKB gene encoding inhibitor of nuclear factor kappa-B kinase subunit beta isoform X3, whose product MSRPPALQAQTCGPWEMKERLGTGGFGNVIRWHNKETGEQVAIKQCRQELSPRNRDRWALEIQIMKRLNHPNVVAARDVPEGMQKLAPNDLPLLAMEYCQGGDLRKYLNQLENCCGLREEAILILLSDIASALRYLHENRIIHRDLKPENIVLQQGEQRLIHKIIDLGYAKELDQGSLCTSFVGTLQYLAPELLEQQKYTVTVDYWSFGTLAFECITGFRPFLPNWQPVQWHTKVRQKSELDIVVSEDLSGEVKFSSSLPCPNNLNSVLAGRLEKWLQLMLMWHPRQRGTDPTYGPNGCFKALDDILNLKLLHVLNMVTGTVHTYPVTEEDTLQTVKARIQSDTGIPEQDQELLQEAGLALFSQKLATKHIADSKVNDTAAADTDLLFLFDNQKVSYEAQVALRPHPESVDCILQDPKKNLHFFQLRKVWGQIWHTIRMLKEDCNRLQQGQRAAMMNLLRYNSTLSKMKNSMASLSQQLKAKLDFFKTSIQIDLEKYKEQIEFGITSEKLLFAWKEMEQAVELCGREDDVDQLVKRMMALQTDIVDLQRSPLGRKQGGTLEDLEEQARELYRRLREKPRDQRTSGDSQEIVRLLLQAIQTFEKKVRVIYAQLSKTVVCKQKALELFPRVEKVMNLMNEDEETVVRLQEKRQKELWNLLKIACSKVRGPVTGSPESMNTSRLGNPGQLLLQVPSGTYNLSESVRKSEELLLESQKLCSQLEDVMHDTMKDQEQSFMALDWSWLQLQVEETNSPEQTQM is encoded by the exons ATGAGCCGGCCGCCGGCCCTGCAGGCGCAGACCTGCGGCCCCTGGGAGATGAAGGAGCGCCTCGGCACGGGCGGCTTCGGCAACGTCATTCGCTGGCACAACAAG GAGACCGGCGAGCAGGTAGCCATCAAGCAGTGCCGGCAGGAGCTGAGCCCGCGCAACCGCGACCGCTGGGCGTTGGAGATCCAGATCATGAAGCG GCTGAACCATCCCAATGTGGTAGCTGCCCGTGACGTCCCCGAAGGGATGCAGAAGCTTGCACCAAATGACTTACCATTGCTGGCCATGGAGTACTGCCAAGGTGGAGACCTCCGCAAG TACTTGAATCAGCTGGAGAATTGCTGTGGTTTGCGGGAAGAAGCTATCCTCATCTTGTTATCTGATATTG CTTCTGCTCTCAGGTACCTTCATGAGAACAGGATCATCCACAGAGACTTGAAACCAGAGAACATTGTGCTGCAGCAAGGAGAGCAAAGG TTAATACACAAAATCATTGACCTTGGTTATGCTAAGGAGTTGGATCAAGGTAGCCTCTGCACGTCCTTTGTTGGGACTCTACAGTACTTG gctccagagctgctggaacAGCAGAAGTATACGGTGACAGTGGATTACTGGAGCTTTGGCACACTGGCCTTTGAGTGCATTACAGGCTTTCGACCATTCCTACCCAACTGGCAGCCAGTGCAATG GCATACAAAAGTGCGACAGAAGAGTGAGCTGGATATTGTTGTTTCAGAAGACTTATCTGGAGAAGTCAAATTTTCTAGCAGTTTACCCTGCCCGAACAATCTAAACAG TGTTTTGGCTGGGAGACTGGAGAAATGGCTGCAACTCATGTTAATGTGGCATCCACGGCAGAGGGGTACAGATCCTACATATGGACCCAATGGGTGTTTCAAAGCTTTGGATGACATTTTGAACTTGAAG CTGCTTCATGTTTTGAACATGGTTACGGGAACTGTGCACACCTACCCTGTGACGGAGGAGGACACTCTGCAGACGGTGAAGGCCAGGATCCAGTCAGATACAGGAATCCCAGAACAGGACCAGGAGCTACTGCAGGAAGCTGGACTTGCATTGTTTTCTCAGAAGTTGGCCACTAAACATATAGCTGACAGCAAG GTGAATGATACCGCAGCTGCAGACAcagacctcctcttcctcttcgaTAACCAGAAAGTGTCCTATGAGGCTCAGGTTGCCTTGCGTCCTCATCCAGAAAGTGTTGACTGCATCC TTCAGGATCCAAAGAAGAATCTCCACTTTTTCCAGCTGCGGAAAGTGTGGGGTCAGATCTGGCACACAATCCGGATGCTGAAAGAGGACTGTAACCGGCTTCAGCAGGGGCAGCGAGCAGCCAT GATGAATCTATTGCGTTACAATAGTACCCTCTCAAAGATGAAGAATTCTATGGCTTCCCTTTCccagcagctgaaagcaaagctggACTTCTTTAAAACAAGTATCCAAATTGATCTGGAGAAGTATAAAGAGCAGATTGAATTTGGAATTA CTTCTGAGAAGCTGCTGTTTGCCTGGAAAGAGATGGAGCAAGCTGTGGAACTTTGTGGGCGG GAGGATGATGTGGATCAGCTAGTGAAGAGGATGATGGCCCTGCAGACAGACATTGTGGACCTGCAGAGAAGCCCACTAGGTCGTAAACAAGGAGGAACACTGGAGGATTT GGAAGAACAAGCTAGAGAGCTGTATCGGAGATTGAGAGAGAAGCCAAGAG ATCAGAGGACAAGCGGTGACAGCCAAGAAATAGTACGGCTGCTCCTACAGGCAATCCAGACCTTTGAAAAAAAAGTCCGAGTCATTTATGCTCAGCTCAG taaaaccGTAGTTTGCAAGCAGAAGGCACTGGAATTGTTCCCCAGAGTGGAGAAAGTGATGAATCTGATGAATGAAGATGAGGAAACAGTTGTTAGGCTCCAGGAGAAACGACAGAAAGAACTGTGGAACTTGCTGAAAATTGCTTgt agTAAAGTACGCGGTCCTGTTACTGGCAGCCCAGAGAGCATGAACACATCACGTCTTGGTAACCCTggtcagctgctgctgcaggtcccTTCTGGAACCTACAATTTATCAGAATCTGTCAGGAAAAG TGAGGAGCTATTGCTGGAATCCCAGAAACTCTGTAGCCAACTGGAAGATGTGATGCATGACACAATGAAGGATCAGGAGCAGAGCTTCATG GCTCTAGATTGGAGCTGGCTGCAGCTTCAGGTAGAAGAAACAAACAGTCCAGAACAAACCCAGATGTAA
- the IKBKB gene encoding inhibitor of nuclear factor kappa-B kinase subunit beta isoform X2: MSRPPALQAQTCGPWEMKERLGTGGFGNVIRWHNKETGEQVAIKQCRQELSPRNRDRWALEIQIMKRLNHPNVVAARDVPEGMQKLAPNDLPLLAMEYCQGGDLRKYLNQLENCCGLREEAILILLSDIASALRYLHENRIIHRDLKPENIVLQQGEQRLIHKIIDLGYAKELDQGSLCTSFVGTLQYLAPELLEQQKYTVTVDYWSFGTLAFECITGFRPFLPNWQPVQWHTKVRQKSELDIVVSEDLSGEVKFSSSLPCPNNLNSVLAGRLEKWLQLMLMWHPRQRGTDPTYGPNGCFKALDDILNLKLLHVLNMVTGTVHTYPVTEEDTLQTVKARIQSDTGIPEQDQELLQEAGLALFSQKLATKHIADSKVNDTAAADTDLLFLFDNQKVSYEAQVALRPHPESVDCILQDPKKNLHFFQLRKVWGQIWHTIRMLKEDCNRLQQGQRAAMMNLLRYNSTLSKMKNSMASLSQQLKAKLDFFKTSIQIDLEKYKEQIEFGISEYSIWQTEVFLCLLFPQSIYLFLYEPEKSNRSFIPVASEKLLFAWKEMEQAVELCGREDDVDQLVKRMMALQTDIVDLQRSPLGRKQGGTLEDLEEQARELYRRLREKPRDQRTSGDSQEIVRLLLQAIQTFEKKVRVIYAQLSKTVVCKQKALELFPRVEKVMNLMNEDEETVVRLQEKRQKELWNLLKIACSKVRGPVTGSPESMNTSRLGNPGQLLLQVPSGTYNLSESVRKSEELLLESQKLCSQLEDVMHDTMKDQEQSFMALDWSWLQLQVEETNSPEQTQM; this comes from the exons ATGAGCCGGCCGCCGGCCCTGCAGGCGCAGACCTGCGGCCCCTGGGAGATGAAGGAGCGCCTCGGCACGGGCGGCTTCGGCAACGTCATTCGCTGGCACAACAAG GAGACCGGCGAGCAGGTAGCCATCAAGCAGTGCCGGCAGGAGCTGAGCCCGCGCAACCGCGACCGCTGGGCGTTGGAGATCCAGATCATGAAGCG GCTGAACCATCCCAATGTGGTAGCTGCCCGTGACGTCCCCGAAGGGATGCAGAAGCTTGCACCAAATGACTTACCATTGCTGGCCATGGAGTACTGCCAAGGTGGAGACCTCCGCAAG TACTTGAATCAGCTGGAGAATTGCTGTGGTTTGCGGGAAGAAGCTATCCTCATCTTGTTATCTGATATTG CTTCTGCTCTCAGGTACCTTCATGAGAACAGGATCATCCACAGAGACTTGAAACCAGAGAACATTGTGCTGCAGCAAGGAGAGCAAAGG TTAATACACAAAATCATTGACCTTGGTTATGCTAAGGAGTTGGATCAAGGTAGCCTCTGCACGTCCTTTGTTGGGACTCTACAGTACTTG gctccagagctgctggaacAGCAGAAGTATACGGTGACAGTGGATTACTGGAGCTTTGGCACACTGGCCTTTGAGTGCATTACAGGCTTTCGACCATTCCTACCCAACTGGCAGCCAGTGCAATG GCATACAAAAGTGCGACAGAAGAGTGAGCTGGATATTGTTGTTTCAGAAGACTTATCTGGAGAAGTCAAATTTTCTAGCAGTTTACCCTGCCCGAACAATCTAAACAG TGTTTTGGCTGGGAGACTGGAGAAATGGCTGCAACTCATGTTAATGTGGCATCCACGGCAGAGGGGTACAGATCCTACATATGGACCCAATGGGTGTTTCAAAGCTTTGGATGACATTTTGAACTTGAAG CTGCTTCATGTTTTGAACATGGTTACGGGAACTGTGCACACCTACCCTGTGACGGAGGAGGACACTCTGCAGACGGTGAAGGCCAGGATCCAGTCAGATACAGGAATCCCAGAACAGGACCAGGAGCTACTGCAGGAAGCTGGACTTGCATTGTTTTCTCAGAAGTTGGCCACTAAACATATAGCTGACAGCAAG GTGAATGATACCGCAGCTGCAGACAcagacctcctcttcctcttcgaTAACCAGAAAGTGTCCTATGAGGCTCAGGTTGCCTTGCGTCCTCATCCAGAAAGTGTTGACTGCATCC TTCAGGATCCAAAGAAGAATCTCCACTTTTTCCAGCTGCGGAAAGTGTGGGGTCAGATCTGGCACACAATCCGGATGCTGAAAGAGGACTGTAACCGGCTTCAGCAGGGGCAGCGAGCAGCCAT GATGAATCTATTGCGTTACAATAGTACCCTCTCAAAGATGAAGAATTCTATGGCTTCCCTTTCccagcagctgaaagcaaagctggACTTCTTTAAAACAAGTATCCAAATTGATCTGGAGAAGTATAAAGAGCAGATTGAATTTGGAATTAGTGAGTATAGCATCTGGCAAACAGAGGTCTTTTTATGCCTCTTATTCCCACAAAGTATCTACCTTTTCTTGTATGAACCTGAGAAAAGCAATCGTTCTTTCATTCCTGTAGCTTCTGAGAAGCTGCTGTTTGCCTGGAAAGAGATGGAGCAAGCTGTGGAACTTTGTGGGCGG GAGGATGATGTGGATCAGCTAGTGAAGAGGATGATGGCCCTGCAGACAGACATTGTGGACCTGCAGAGAAGCCCACTAGGTCGTAAACAAGGAGGAACACTGGAGGATTT GGAAGAACAAGCTAGAGAGCTGTATCGGAGATTGAGAGAGAAGCCAAGAG ATCAGAGGACAAGCGGTGACAGCCAAGAAATAGTACGGCTGCTCCTACAGGCAATCCAGACCTTTGAAAAAAAAGTCCGAGTCATTTATGCTCAGCTCAG taaaaccGTAGTTTGCAAGCAGAAGGCACTGGAATTGTTCCCCAGAGTGGAGAAAGTGATGAATCTGATGAATGAAGATGAGGAAACAGTTGTTAGGCTCCAGGAGAAACGACAGAAAGAACTGTGGAACTTGCTGAAAATTGCTTgt agTAAAGTACGCGGTCCTGTTACTGGCAGCCCAGAGAGCATGAACACATCACGTCTTGGTAACCCTggtcagctgctgctgcaggtcccTTCTGGAACCTACAATTTATCAGAATCTGTCAGGAAAAG TGAGGAGCTATTGCTGGAATCCCAGAAACTCTGTAGCCAACTGGAAGATGTGATGCATGACACAATGAAGGATCAGGAGCAGAGCTTCATG GCTCTAGATTGGAGCTGGCTGCAGCTTCAGGTAGAAGAAACAAACAGTCCAGAACAAACCCAGATGTAA
- the IKBKB gene encoding inhibitor of nuclear factor kappa-B kinase subunit beta isoform X1 — translation MSRPPALQAQTCGPWEMKERLGTGGFGNVIRWHNKETGEQVAIKQCRQELSPRNRDRWALEIQIMKRLNHPNVVAARDVPEGMQKLAPNDLPLLAMEYCQGGDLRKYLNQLENCCGLREEAILILLSDIASALRYLHENRIIHRDLKPENIVLQQGEQRESTGASHFHFHLFVDTFPAYLRRAEPFLSLLYGVLLTGLLSSVLILCCVFQLIHKIIDLGYAKELDQGSLCTSFVGTLQYLAPELLEQQKYTVTVDYWSFGTLAFECITGFRPFLPNWQPVQWHTKVRQKSELDIVVSEDLSGEVKFSSSLPCPNNLNSVLAGRLEKWLQLMLMWHPRQRGTDPTYGPNGCFKALDDILNLKLLHVLNMVTGTVHTYPVTEEDTLQTVKARIQSDTGIPEQDQELLQEAGLALFSQKLATKHIADSKVNDTAAADTDLLFLFDNQKVSYEAQVALRPHPESVDCILQDPKKNLHFFQLRKVWGQIWHTIRMLKEDCNRLQQGQRAAMMNLLRYNSTLSKMKNSMASLSQQLKAKLDFFKTSIQIDLEKYKEQIEFGITSEKLLFAWKEMEQAVELCGREDDVDQLVKRMMALQTDIVDLQRSPLGRKQGGTLEDLEEQARELYRRLREKPRDQRTSGDSQEIVRLLLQAIQTFEKKVRVIYAQLSKTVVCKQKALELFPRVEKVMNLMNEDEETVVRLQEKRQKELWNLLKIACSKVRGPVTGSPESMNTSRLGNPGQLLLQVPSGTYNLSESVRKSEELLLESQKLCSQLEDVMHDTMKDQEQSFMALDWSWLQLQVEETNSPEQTQM, via the exons ATGAGCCGGCCGCCGGCCCTGCAGGCGCAGACCTGCGGCCCCTGGGAGATGAAGGAGCGCCTCGGCACGGGCGGCTTCGGCAACGTCATTCGCTGGCACAACAAG GAGACCGGCGAGCAGGTAGCCATCAAGCAGTGCCGGCAGGAGCTGAGCCCGCGCAACCGCGACCGCTGGGCGTTGGAGATCCAGATCATGAAGCG GCTGAACCATCCCAATGTGGTAGCTGCCCGTGACGTCCCCGAAGGGATGCAGAAGCTTGCACCAAATGACTTACCATTGCTGGCCATGGAGTACTGCCAAGGTGGAGACCTCCGCAAG TACTTGAATCAGCTGGAGAATTGCTGTGGTTTGCGGGAAGAAGCTATCCTCATCTTGTTATCTGATATTG CTTCTGCTCTCAGGTACCTTCATGAGAACAGGATCATCCACAGAGACTTGAAACCAGAGAACATTGTGCTGCAGCAAGGAGAGCAAAGG GAATCTACAGGAGCCTCCCATTTCCACTTCCACCTCTTTGTTGACACCTTTCCTGCCTACCTTCGAAGAGCTgaaccttttctttctctgctgtatGGTGTGCTTTTAACAGGACTTCTCTCCAGTGTTCTTATTCTCTGTTGTGTGTTTCAGTTAATACACAAAATCATTGACCTTGGTTATGCTAAGGAGTTGGATCAAGGTAGCCTCTGCACGTCCTTTGTTGGGACTCTACAGTACTTG gctccagagctgctggaacAGCAGAAGTATACGGTGACAGTGGATTACTGGAGCTTTGGCACACTGGCCTTTGAGTGCATTACAGGCTTTCGACCATTCCTACCCAACTGGCAGCCAGTGCAATG GCATACAAAAGTGCGACAGAAGAGTGAGCTGGATATTGTTGTTTCAGAAGACTTATCTGGAGAAGTCAAATTTTCTAGCAGTTTACCCTGCCCGAACAATCTAAACAG TGTTTTGGCTGGGAGACTGGAGAAATGGCTGCAACTCATGTTAATGTGGCATCCACGGCAGAGGGGTACAGATCCTACATATGGACCCAATGGGTGTTTCAAAGCTTTGGATGACATTTTGAACTTGAAG CTGCTTCATGTTTTGAACATGGTTACGGGAACTGTGCACACCTACCCTGTGACGGAGGAGGACACTCTGCAGACGGTGAAGGCCAGGATCCAGTCAGATACAGGAATCCCAGAACAGGACCAGGAGCTACTGCAGGAAGCTGGACTTGCATTGTTTTCTCAGAAGTTGGCCACTAAACATATAGCTGACAGCAAG GTGAATGATACCGCAGCTGCAGACAcagacctcctcttcctcttcgaTAACCAGAAAGTGTCCTATGAGGCTCAGGTTGCCTTGCGTCCTCATCCAGAAAGTGTTGACTGCATCC TTCAGGATCCAAAGAAGAATCTCCACTTTTTCCAGCTGCGGAAAGTGTGGGGTCAGATCTGGCACACAATCCGGATGCTGAAAGAGGACTGTAACCGGCTTCAGCAGGGGCAGCGAGCAGCCAT GATGAATCTATTGCGTTACAATAGTACCCTCTCAAAGATGAAGAATTCTATGGCTTCCCTTTCccagcagctgaaagcaaagctggACTTCTTTAAAACAAGTATCCAAATTGATCTGGAGAAGTATAAAGAGCAGATTGAATTTGGAATTA CTTCTGAGAAGCTGCTGTTTGCCTGGAAAGAGATGGAGCAAGCTGTGGAACTTTGTGGGCGG GAGGATGATGTGGATCAGCTAGTGAAGAGGATGATGGCCCTGCAGACAGACATTGTGGACCTGCAGAGAAGCCCACTAGGTCGTAAACAAGGAGGAACACTGGAGGATTT GGAAGAACAAGCTAGAGAGCTGTATCGGAGATTGAGAGAGAAGCCAAGAG ATCAGAGGACAAGCGGTGACAGCCAAGAAATAGTACGGCTGCTCCTACAGGCAATCCAGACCTTTGAAAAAAAAGTCCGAGTCATTTATGCTCAGCTCAG taaaaccGTAGTTTGCAAGCAGAAGGCACTGGAATTGTTCCCCAGAGTGGAGAAAGTGATGAATCTGATGAATGAAGATGAGGAAACAGTTGTTAGGCTCCAGGAGAAACGACAGAAAGAACTGTGGAACTTGCTGAAAATTGCTTgt agTAAAGTACGCGGTCCTGTTACTGGCAGCCCAGAGAGCATGAACACATCACGTCTTGGTAACCCTggtcagctgctgctgcaggtcccTTCTGGAACCTACAATTTATCAGAATCTGTCAGGAAAAG TGAGGAGCTATTGCTGGAATCCCAGAAACTCTGTAGCCAACTGGAAGATGTGATGCATGACACAATGAAGGATCAGGAGCAGAGCTTCATG GCTCTAGATTGGAGCTGGCTGCAGCTTCAGGTAGAAGAAACAAACAGTCCAGAACAAACCCAGATGTAA